Proteins encoded together in one Carya illinoinensis cultivar Pawnee chromosome 3, C.illinoinensisPawnee_v1, whole genome shotgun sequence window:
- the LOC122304733 gene encoding SNW/SKI-interacting protein A-like: protein MAALKELLPPVKSTTASYYDHSNDPWFKQRFTSSEAEKSSVMKQNPVPPYLKRAGFVPRRVEDFGDGGAFPEIHLAQYPLDMGRNRSSKPGSKILPVTVDAHGNVAYDAIVRQNENAKKIVYSQHKDLIPKVLKNDSEEQEVDEEIEKEIEETTQETKAALEKIVNVRLSAAQPKNVPKQSSETKFIKYKPSQQSAAFNSGAKERIISMMSMPVDPLEPPKFKHKRVPKASGSPPVPVMHSPPRPVTVKDQQDWKIPPCISNWKNPKGYTIPLDKRLAADGRGLQDVQINDNFAKLSEALYVAEQKAREAVAMRSKVQKEMMMKEKERKEQELRALAQKARSERTGVAPPAAIPIPSEKSAMDGSDSRIDYEHTRDKERDFPKETKDEREERLRREKIREERRRERERERRLEAKDAAMGKKSKITRDRDRDISEKVALGMASTGAGRGGEVMYDQRLFNQEKGMDSGFATDDQYNVYDKGLFTAQPTLSTLYRPKKDADAEMYGGADEQLENIMKTDRFKPDKGFTGAAEKAGTRDGPLEFEKVAEEADPFGLDQFLTEVKKGKKALDKVGTGGTMKASAGSSMRDGYEGGSSRTRIGFERGR, encoded by the coding sequence ATGGCGGCTTTGAAGGAGCTTCTTCCGCCTGTGAAATCAACCACAGCCTCATATTATGATCACTCAAATGATCCATGGTTCAAGCAGAGATTCACTTCCTCGGAGGCTGAAAAGTCCTCTGTTATGAAGCAAAATCCCGTGCCTCCTTACTTGAAGCGTGCGGGTTTTGTTCCTCGAAGAGTTGAGGATTTTGGGGATGGGGGTGCATTTCCGGAGATTCACTTGGCTCAGTACCCTCTTGACATGGGTAGGAACAGATCATCAAAGCCTGGATCAAAGATTCTTCCTGTTACTGTTGATGCCCATGGTAATGTTGCCTATGATGCAATTGTCAGGCAGAATGAGAATGCAAAGAAGATTGTTTACTCCCAGCATAAAGATCTCATCCCTAAGGTTCTGAAAAACGATAGTGAAGAGCAAGAAGTTGATGAGGAGATTGAGAAAGAGATTGAGGAGACAACACAAGAGACAAAAGCTGCGCTTGAAAAGATTGTGAATGTGAGATTAAGTGCGGCCCAGCCAAAAAATGTACCAAAACAGTCTTCTGAAACAAAGTTTATCAAGTATAAGCCGTCACAGCAATCTGCAGCCTTCAACTCTGGGGCTAAGGAGAGGATAATCAGTATGATGTCGATGCCTGTGGATCCACTTGAGCCTCCTAAGTTCAAGCATAAGCGTGTCCCGAAGGCTTCTGGGTCACCACCTGTGCCAGTGATGCATTCTCCTCCTCGCCCCGTGACTGTGAAGGATCAACAAGATTGGAAGATCCCACCTTGTATTTCAAATTGGAAGAACCCGAAAGGTTATACAATTCCTCTTGATAAGCGTCTTGCAGCTGATGGTAGGGGCCTTCAAGATGTTCAGATCAATGATAATTTTGCAAAGCTTTCAGAGGCGCTTTATGTTGCAGAGCAGAAGGCTCGAGAAGCTGTAGCCATGAGATCAAAGGTacagaaggagatgatgatgaaggagaaggaaagaaaagaacagGAGCTGAGAGCACTGGCTCAAAAAGCACGTTCTGAGAGAACCGGTGTGGCACCCCCAGCAGCCATTCCTATCCCTTCTGAGAAGAGTGCCATGGATGGTTCTGATTCAAGAATTGATTATGAGCACACAAGGGACAAAGAGAGGGATTTCCCAAAGGAGACTAAGGATGAAAGGGAAGAACGGCTGCGTCGTGAGAAAATTCGTGAGGAGCGACgccgagagagggagagggaaagaAGGTTGGAAGCCAAGGATGCTGCAATGGGAAAGAAGAGCAAGATTACCAGAGATAGAGACCGTGATATCAGTGAGAAGGTTGCTCTTGGTATGGCTTCTACTGGAGCAGGAAGAGGAGGGGAAGTTATGTATgaccagaggctgttcaacCAGGAGAAAGGAATGGACTCTGGATTTGCCACTGATGATCAATACAATGTGTATGATAAGGGTTTGTTTACTGCTCAACCAACACTGTCAACCCTATATAGGCCAAAGAAAGATGCCGATGCTGAGATGTATGGAGGTGCAGATGAGCAGTTGGAGAATATCATGAAGACTGATCGTTTCAAACCTGACAAGGGTTTTACAGGAGCAGCCGAAAAGGCCGGTACAAGAGACGGGCCACTTGAGTTTGAGAAGGTGGCTGAAGAGGCTGATCCGTTCGGACTGGATCAGTTCTTGACAGAGGTGAAGAAGGGTAAGAAAGCTCTCGACAAAGTTGGCACTGGAGGAACAATGAAAGCAAGTGCTGGTTCCTCAATGCGAGATGGGTATGAAGGAGGTTCCAGTAGAACTCGAATCGGGTTTGAAAGAGGGCGTTAA